From one Candidatus Methylomirabilota bacterium genomic stretch:
- a CDS encoding MoxR family ATPase: MKIEAVADHCQDVLAALGQVIVGKAEVLQRLLAGILANGHVLIEDYPGLAKTLIARLVSQTMDLEFKRIQFTPDLLPSDITGSFLYDQREARFEFRRGPIFTNLLLADEINRATPKTQSALLEAMQESQVTAEGERFPLDAPFLVIATQNPIELEGTYPLPEAQLDRFLMRLSVGYPEPADEVEILARRRRRRDDAVSIAPVISREELLAMQASLEDVHVAGVTERYIVDLVQATRSDPRVALGASPRGTLALLKLARAAAVLERRDFVLPDDVKAMAGPALAHRLILKPELWASRISPAQVVEGLLEQVPAPGPDAR, translated from the coding sequence GTGAAGATCGAGGCGGTCGCGGATCACTGCCAGGACGTCCTGGCCGCCCTCGGGCAGGTGATCGTGGGCAAGGCGGAGGTCCTGCAGCGGCTCCTCGCCGGCATCCTGGCCAACGGGCACGTGCTGATCGAGGACTATCCGGGCCTGGCCAAGACCCTCATCGCGCGGCTCGTGTCCCAGACCATGGATCTGGAATTCAAGCGCATCCAGTTCACGCCGGATCTCCTGCCGAGCGACATCACCGGCAGCTTCCTCTACGATCAGCGCGAGGCCCGCTTCGAGTTCCGGCGCGGGCCGATCTTCACCAACCTGCTGCTGGCCGACGAGATCAACCGGGCCACCCCCAAGACGCAGAGCGCGCTGCTCGAAGCCATGCAGGAGTCGCAGGTCACCGCCGAGGGCGAGCGCTTCCCGCTCGACGCCCCGTTCCTGGTCATCGCCACCCAGAACCCGATCGAGCTCGAGGGCACGTACCCGCTGCCGGAGGCCCAGCTGGATCGCTTCCTGATGCGTCTGTCCGTGGGCTATCCGGAGCCGGCCGACGAGGTCGAGATCCTGGCCCGGCGGCGGCGGAGGCGCGACGACGCGGTGAGCATCGCGCCGGTCATCTCGCGCGAAGAGCTGCTGGCGATGCAGGCCAGCCTGGAAGACGTGCACGTCGCGGGGGTGACCGAGCGCTACATCGTCGATCTCGTGCAGGCCACCCGATCGGATCCTCGCGTGGCCCTCGGCGCCTCGCCCCGCGGCACCCTCGCGCTGCTCAAGCTGGCCCGTGCCGCCGCCGTCCTCGAGCGGCGCGACTTCGTGCTGCCCGACGACGTCAAGGCCATGGCGGGGCCCGCGCTCGCTCACCGGCTGATCCTCAAGCCCGAGCTGTGGGCGTCCCGCATCTCGCCCGCGCAAGTCGTGGAAGGGCTGCTCGAGCAGGTGCCGGCCCCGGGCCCCGACGCCCGATGA